A genomic window from Limisphaerales bacterium includes:
- a CDS encoding exo-alpha-sialidase: MKPLLLFLTAAGLCAAAELPPKAQPGQGSLLSAGYIYPLENRATPQCHASTLAETKTGLVAAWFAGTREKHQDVGIRVSRLVAGQWTAPVEVATGAEGEDKDYPCWNPVLFQPKTGPLLLFYKVGPTPSTWWGVMMTSKDGGKTWGNRRKLGKGPLGHLVGPVKNKPVQLADGAILCPSSTEFDGWRVHFEITRDLGKTWQVIGPIHDGKTFGAIQPSVLFHRDGELQVMCRSRQRVVTTSRSADGGKTWGPMAASPLPNPNAGTDAVTLADGRQLIVYNHTVRGIIFPANRTMLNVAVSADGKSWKPVLTLERAPGEYSYPAVIQSRDGQVHVSYTWQRKTIKHAVLDPAKLQ, encoded by the coding sequence ATGAAACCGCTCCTCCTCTTCCTCACTGCCGCTGGCCTGTGCGCCGCGGCCGAACTCCCGCCCAAGGCGCAACCGGGGCAGGGCAGCCTGTTGTCCGCCGGCTATATTTACCCACTGGAAAACCGGGCCACGCCGCAGTGCCACGCCTCGACACTGGCGGAAACCAAAACCGGCCTCGTCGCCGCCTGGTTTGCGGGCACGCGGGAGAAGCATCAGGATGTGGGCATTCGCGTGTCGCGATTGGTCGCTGGTCAATGGACCGCGCCCGTGGAAGTGGCCACCGGCGCCGAGGGCGAGGACAAGGATTATCCCTGCTGGAATCCGGTGCTCTTTCAGCCGAAGACCGGGCCGCTGCTGTTGTTTTACAAAGTCGGCCCCACCCCCAGCACATGGTGGGGCGTGATGATGACCTCCAAAGACGGCGGCAAAACCTGGGGCAACCGCCGCAAGCTCGGCAAAGGGCCGTTGGGGCATTTGGTTGGCCCGGTGAAGAACAAGCCCGTGCAGCTGGCGGATGGCGCGATCCTTTGCCCGAGCAGCACGGAGTTCGACGGTTGGCGCGTGCATTTTGAAATCACGCGCGACCTCGGCAAGACGTGGCAGGTGATTGGCCCGATTCACGACGGCAAAACATTTGGCGCCATCCAGCCGAGCGTGTTGTTTCATCGGGACGGCGAGTTGCAGGTCATGTGTCGCAGCCGACAACGCGTCGTCACCACCAGTCGCTCGGCCGATGGCGGCAAGACGTGGGGCCCCATGGCTGCCTCGCCATTGCCCAACCCCAACGCCGGCACCGACGCCGTGACGCTTGCCGATGGCCGGCAGTTGATCGTCTACAACCACACCGTACGCGGCATCATTTTTCCCGCCAACCGCACCATGCTCAACGTGGCTGTGTCTGCCGACGGCAAGAGCTGGAAGCCCGTCCTTACACTTGAGCGTGCGCCCGGCGAATATTCCTATCCCGCAGTCATCCAATCCCGCGACGGCCAGGTACACGTCAGTTACACGTGGCAACGCAAAACCATCAAGCACGCCGTGCTCGATCCGGCGAAGCTGCAATGA
- a CDS encoding sulfatase-like hydrolase/transferase: MRFIFLQFTLATWVAGAVPNVVLVMADDQGWGQTGYYNHPVLKTPHLDAMAAAGLRFDRFYAGGPVCSPTRATVLTGRSHDRTGVFDHGFALRSQEKTLARALQRAGYATGHFGKWHLNGLRGPGVPILKDDTHSPGKVGFDVWLSVTNFFERDPLLSRMGKFEEHQGDSSEVVVDEALKFIGEQVQAKQPFFTVIWYGTPHSPWIASAEDKGPFAQLTPKAQDHYGELVAMDRSIGALRKGLRKLGVADDTLVWFTSDNGGLPGFEPDTTGGLRGYKSSMYEGGLRVPCVIEWPAGIAKARITKHPAGAVDIFPTIAEICDLPKSAMLQPQDGLSLQPLFAKETGPRTKPLPFRSRDRVVVIDNDYKLLSLPGKNGPRYELYNLAKDHAEETNLVDAEPKTVARLRQQLEAARTSIADSVAGKDYPEGKVGPQPPRIFWNTVDAYKPFFPEWIKRPEYSSWLQRRLK, encoded by the coding sequence ATGCGATTCATTTTTCTGCAGTTTACCTTAGCGACTTGGGTGGCGGGGGCGGTGCCCAATGTGGTTCTGGTGATGGCCGATGATCAGGGCTGGGGGCAGACGGGGTATTACAATCATCCCGTGCTCAAGACCCCGCACCTGGATGCCATGGCCGCGGCCGGGTTGCGGTTTGATCGCTTTTACGCCGGTGGACCGGTTTGCTCGCCCACACGGGCAACGGTGCTCACCGGCCGATCGCACGATCGCACGGGGGTGTTCGATCATGGCTTCGCCTTGCGCAGTCAGGAAAAGACGCTCGCGCGAGCCCTGCAACGTGCCGGGTATGCTACCGGTCATTTTGGGAAATGGCACCTTAACGGCTTGCGCGGACCGGGTGTGCCGATCCTGAAAGATGATACGCACAGCCCCGGCAAGGTGGGCTTTGATGTGTGGCTTTCGGTGACCAACTTTTTCGAACGCGACCCGCTCCTGAGCCGAATGGGCAAGTTTGAAGAACATCAGGGCGACTCGTCCGAGGTGGTGGTGGATGAGGCGCTGAAGTTCATTGGCGAACAGGTGCAAGCCAAGCAACCATTCTTCACGGTGATCTGGTACGGCACGCCGCATAGTCCGTGGATTGCATCCGCCGAGGACAAGGGACCGTTTGCCCAGCTCACACCCAAGGCGCAGGATCACTATGGTGAATTGGTGGCCATGGACCGCAGCATCGGCGCCTTGCGGAAAGGCTTGCGCAAGCTCGGCGTGGCAGACGACACGCTGGTATGGTTCACCAGCGACAACGGCGGCCTGCCGGGGTTTGAGCCGGACACCACCGGCGGTCTGCGCGGTTATAAGAGCAGCATGTACGAGGGCGGGCTGCGGGTGCCGTGTGTGATTGAATGGCCCGCTGGCATTGCCAAGGCGCGCATCACCAAGCATCCGGCTGGGGCGGTGGATATTTTCCCGACCATTGCCGAGATATGCGATCTTCCGAAGTCCGCGATGCTGCAGCCGCAGGACGGCTTGAGCCTGCAGCCGTTGTTCGCCAAGGAAACGGGCCCACGCACCAAGCCGCTGCCGTTCCGGAGCCGCGACCGTGTGGTGGTGATTGATAATGATTACAAGCTGCTCTCGTTGCCGGGCAAAAACGGCCCGCGCTACGAGCTCTACAATCTCGCCAAGGATCACGCGGAGGAAACGAATTTGGTCGACGCCGAACCGAAAACAGTCGCGCGCCTGCGCCAACAGTTGGAGGCCGCGCGCACGTCCATCGCCGACAGTGTGGCGGGCAAGGATTATCCCGAAGGCAAAGTCGGCCCTCAACCACCGCGTATTTTCTGGAACACCGTCGATGCCTACAAACCGTTCTTCCCCGAATGGATCAAGCGGCCCGAGTATTCCAGCTGGCTCCAAAGACGTTTAAAATGA